In Trichocoleus sp. FACHB-46, one DNA window encodes the following:
- a CDS encoding ATP-binding protein yields the protein MTDQLPQKIVTTPLPANETERLAALHRYKILDTPPETAFDRITTLAARLFDLPIALVSLVDESRAWFKSSIGFDACEVPRDATLCSFALLMNEPLIVPDTRKDDRFACNPFVQSDPGVRFYAGAPLLTPDGFNLGTLCLLDTQPHEPLSLKQQATLVDLAAMVVDELELRLAAHQIAQVDAALLKITQAVATVTGEAFFSTLVQHLAKALDVDYAYIGLVEGDEPKMLRTIATCAHAQLVDNLEYPLQDTPCWEVIEQRKTCCYPRHVQAQFPDAPLLKPFSVESYVAVPFFDSSGKLLGLLGGTNTDITERKQTEEKLRESEDRFRAFIETSSDVVYSMSADWSEMRFLEGKNFIADTSDPSISWLKKYIHPDDQPHVLTVIRESIRTKSICELEHRVIRVDGTLGWTHSRAIPLLNAQGEIEVWFGAARDITERKQAEIEIQKFVSLADNSGEFIGICDMNFVPFYVNPAGQQLVGLDDIQQYVETSVKDFFFLEDQDFIINEFFPRVLQEGRAEVEIRFRHFKTGAAVWMIYNVFYITGANNQPIGLATVSRNITDRKRAETQSQQLLEREQAARAEAERANRIKDEFLAVLSHELRSPLNPILGWTRLLQTGKLDTTRQAEAIATIERNAKLQSQLIEDLLDIARIMQGKLTLTATPTSLAFVISAALETVQLAAEAKSIAIVLDLTSDIAPVFGDAARLQQVVWNLLTNAVKFTPNGGQVAVELRQVGQLAQIRVRDTGMGISSQFLPYVFEYFRQADGSTTRRFGGLGLGLAIVRQIVELHGGTVSAESAGENQGATFLVQLPIMPQTASIVPQPSCTQTETKVPLDNIQILLVDDDTDTREFQAFLLEQNGAKVTAVSSGEAALEVLEQSVPDVIVSDVGMPHMDGYMLMQQLRALPPEQGGQTPAIALTAYVGELNHQQALQAGFQQHLAKPIEPDKLIKAITTLVRKK from the coding sequence ATGACTGACCAACTGCCTCAAAAGATAGTAACCACACCCCTCCCGGCAAACGAAACTGAGCGGTTGGCAGCGTTGCATCGCTACAAGATTCTCGATACTCCCCCCGAAACCGCATTCGATCGCATTACTACCCTGGCAGCACGGCTGTTTGACCTACCCATCGCCCTGGTTTCTCTAGTGGATGAGTCCAGGGCTTGGTTTAAGTCCTCCATTGGCTTCGATGCTTGTGAAGTTCCGCGTGATGCAACGCTTTGCAGCTTTGCCCTGTTAATGAACGAGCCTCTGATTGTTCCCGATACCCGCAAAGACGATCGCTTTGCCTGTAACCCCTTTGTCCAAAGTGACCCCGGTGTACGCTTCTACGCAGGTGCCCCTCTCTTAACTCCAGACGGCTTCAACCTCGGCACGCTCTGTTTGCTCGATACTCAACCCCACGAGCCCTTGAGTCTCAAGCAACAAGCAACCTTGGTTGACCTGGCCGCAATGGTGGTGGATGAACTGGAATTGAGATTGGCAGCTCATCAAATTGCTCAGGTAGATGCGGCTTTGCTAAAGATTACTCAAGCCGTGGCGACGGTCACGGGTGAGGCTTTTTTCTCGACTCTGGTGCAGCACCTTGCTAAAGCTTTAGACGTAGATTATGCCTACATCGGCCTAGTAGAAGGTGATGAGCCCAAAATGCTGAGAACGATCGCCACCTGCGCTCACGCTCAGCTTGTGGATAACCTGGAATACCCGCTGCAAGATACGCCCTGCTGGGAAGTCATTGAACAACGAAAAACTTGCTGCTACCCCCGCCATGTGCAAGCTCAGTTCCCTGATGCACCCTTACTGAAGCCATTTTCAGTTGAAAGCTATGTAGCAGTTCCCTTCTTTGACTCCAGCGGCAAACTTTTAGGGTTGTTAGGGGGCACGAACACGGATATCACCGAGCGCAAGCAGACGGAAGAAAAATTACGCGAATCCGAGGATCGCTTTCGGGCATTCATTGAGACAAGTTCCGACGTGGTCTACAGTATGAGCGCGGATTGGAGTGAGATGCGCTTTCTCGAAGGGAAGAATTTCATCGCCGATACCAGTGACCCAAGCATCTCCTGGTTGAAAAAATATATTCACCCGGACGACCAGCCGCACGTGCTAACAGTCATTCGAGAATCCATCCGCACCAAAAGCATTTGCGAGTTGGAACACCGTGTCATTCGCGTGGATGGCACATTGGGCTGGACTCACTCACGCGCTATTCCACTGCTGAACGCACAGGGTGAAATTGAAGTATGGTTCGGAGCAGCACGCGATATCACCGAGCGCAAACAGGCAGAGATTGAAATTCAAAAGTTTGTTTCTCTTGCCGATAACAGTGGAGAGTTCATCGGTATATGCGATATGAATTTTGTCCCGTTTTATGTCAATCCAGCAGGTCAGCAACTGGTCGGGCTAGATGATATCCAGCAATATGTCGAAACCTCGGTCAAAGACTTCTTTTTTCTTGAGGATCAAGACTTTATTATTAACGAGTTTTTTCCTCGTGTCTTACAGGAAGGACGGGCAGAGGTAGAAATTCGGTTCCGTCATTTCAAGACGGGTGCAGCGGTGTGGATGATCTACAACGTCTTTTACATTACAGGTGCGAATAACCAGCCAATAGGATTAGCTACTGTTAGCCGTAATATTACTGACCGCAAACGAGCAGAAACTCAAAGTCAGCAGCTTCTAGAGCGCGAACAGGCAGCGCGAGCGGAAGCCGAACGCGCCAACCGCATCAAGGATGAGTTTTTAGCGGTGCTGTCTCATGAACTGCGATCGCCTCTGAACCCAATTCTCGGCTGGACGCGCTTACTGCAAACCGGCAAACTCGATACTACCCGGCAAGCCGAAGCCATCGCCACAATCGAACGCAACGCCAAGCTGCAATCGCAACTGATTGAAGATTTGCTTGACATCGCCCGCATTATGCAGGGCAAGCTGACCTTAACCGCGACCCCTACCAGTTTGGCGTTTGTGATTTCTGCTGCCCTTGAAACCGTGCAGTTGGCGGCAGAAGCCAAGAGCATTGCCATCGTGCTGGACCTCACCTCGGATATCGCTCCCGTCTTTGGTGATGCGGCCCGACTCCAGCAAGTCGTGTGGAACTTGCTCACTAACGCAGTTAAGTTCACACCCAACGGTGGACAGGTAGCGGTTGAACTCAGACAAGTCGGTCAATTGGCTCAAATTCGTGTGAGGGATACAGGCATGGGCATCTCTTCCCAATTCCTCCCCTATGTGTTTGAGTACTTTCGCCAAGCAGATGGTTCCACTACCCGCAGATTTGGGGGCTTAGGTCTGGGTCTGGCGATCGTGCGGCAAATTGTGGAACTGCACGGGGGCACGGTGAGTGCAGAGAGCGCTGGGGAGAATCAAGGTGCAACCTTCCTCGTGCAATTGCCTATCATGCCGCAAACAGCATCAATCGTTCCTCAGCCAAGCTGCACTCAAACAGAAACAAAAGTGCCTTTAGACAACATTCAGATTTTGCTGGTGGATGACGATACCGACACCCGCGAATTTCAGGCTTTTCTGCTAGAACAAAATGGCGCTAAGGTCACAGCGGTTAGCTCTGGTGAGGCAGCACTGGAAGTCCTAGAGCAGTCTGTTCCAGATGTCATTGTCAGTGATGTGGGCATGCCGCACATGGATGGCTATATGCTGATGCAGCAACTGAGAGCCTTACCCCCAGAGCAGGGCGGGCAAACTCCGGCGATCGCCCTAACTGCTTATGTGGGAGAGTTGAACCACCAGCAAGCTCTGCAAGCGGGATTTCAGCAGCATCTCGCCAAACCCATTGAACCCGATAAACTCATCAAAGCCATCACAACTTTGGTAAGAAAAAAGTGA
- a CDS encoding 2OG-Fe(II) oxygenase, whose protein sequence is MARTIEHGTELRPHVDRCDWYSHAEFAEPYAQLSGNIYLSVGDTGGELAIWNSRPEHASNPIACECSVDRDYLGEPDLTLTPRVGEMILINSQLVHAVGKVRGLRSTLSFFLVLQTKDSPLWMYH, encoded by the coding sequence TTGGCGCGCACGATCGAGCATGGAACTGAATTACGTCCTCATGTAGATCGCTGTGATTGGTACAGCCACGCGGAGTTTGCAGAGCCATACGCCCAACTCTCAGGCAACATCTATCTTTCAGTGGGAGATACGGGTGGCGAACTCGCGATCTGGAATTCTCGGCCAGAGCATGCCTCTAACCCTATTGCCTGCGAATGTAGCGTAGACCGGGACTATCTTGGCGAGCCAGACCTCACCTTGACACCGCGTGTGGGCGAGATGATCCTCATTAACTCTCAGCTCGTGCACGCTGTGGGAAAGGTGCGTGGATTGCGAAGTACGTTGTCCTTCTTTTTAGTACTCCAGACGAAGGATAGTCCGCTGTGGATGTACCACTAG